Proteins encoded in a region of the Fusarium falciforme chromosome 6, complete sequence genome:
- a CDS encoding NAD-specific glutamate dehydrogenase translates to MSSTSDPVANLKAEASRGPSPQPTHFSVPLSNGNGNGHRVLRSATVGYIAPEFTGKKAQKEAVKDIIKQAGLVPEAQIDEQIEWFYEKLGIDDVYFHIETPAVISTHITSLYAAKVAAFAREDKQEEIRIDMEANDHAIYIDTSIAGKTNVGGPRYEERLEAKYIDHVGSSKYRVETFRSPAVLSPKSKATLRCYFVYQCQFKTPPSQTDPKETNLEKIADQGFLQKATANTKQIYQDIIELAVGRAGPVIEVFDIEDTDEKRMVLAFRSRSAQGLFSALSDLYHYYGVTSSRKYLEQFSNGITVMSVYLRPAHQADGQANQFPSYEESIDQISKEVSLLYCLPHNKFHSLFLSGQLSLQESVYAHSAWVFVQHFLNRLGPEYASLSELLDVSNNTQQALLSNLKRRLRSETFTPDYIYEIIQNYPGLVRALYASFANVHLLKDQEDPVKVISSSLSVEVLSDEALKDKIAKNVNNEHDEMVLTAFRVFNNAILKTNYFTPTKVALSFRLDPSFLPDVEYPKPLYGMFLVISSESRGFHLRFKDISRGGIRIVKSRSKEAYSINARNLFDENYGLASTQQRKNKDIPEGGSKGVILLDPKQQDRAREAFEKYIDSILDLLLPAETPGIKNPIVDLYGKEEILFLGPDENTAELVDWATEHARARNAPWWKSFFTGKSPKLGGIPHDTYGMTTLSVREYVKGIYRKLDLDPSTIRKMQTGGPDGDLGSNEIKLANETYTAIVDGSGVLADPKGLDRDELLRLANNRKMIIEYDISKLSPEGYRVLCDDVNLTLPSGEVVNNGTSFRNTFHLRENSSVDVFVPCGGRPASIDLISVNRLIKDGKSLIPYLVEGANLFITQDAKLRLEAAGCVLYKDASANKGGVTSSSLEVLASLSFDDEGFVENMCHNANGEAPQFYKDYVKQVQLKIQDNARLEFEAIWREHQETGTPRSILSDKLSVAITDLDEKLQHSDLWDNEKIRRSVLKDALPHLLLEKIGLDTLIARIPDSYLRSIFGSYLASRFVYEFGSSPSQFAFYDFMSKRMAQIADN, encoded by the exons ATGTCTTCCACATCCGACCCCGTGGCCAACCTCAAGGCTGAGGCCAGCCGAGGCCCTTCTCCCCAGCCCACTCACTTCAGTGTTCCCCTATCAAatggcaacggcaacggccaCCGCGTCCTGCGCTCTGCCACTGTTGGCTACATCGCCCCTGAGTTCACCGGCAAGAAGGCCCAGAAGGAGGCCGTCAAGGACATCATCAAGCAGGCTGGCCTGGTCCCCGAGGCTCAGATTGATGAGCAGATTGAGTGGTTCTACGAGAAGCTCGGCATCGACGATGTCTACTTCCACATCGAGACCCCTGCTGTCATCAGCACTCACATCACCTCTCTCTACGCCGCCAAGGTTGCTGCCTTTGCCCGTGAGGACAAGCAGGAGGAGATCCGCATCGACATGGAGGCCAATGACCACGCCATCTACATCGACACCAGCATTGCTGGCAAGACCAACGTCGGTGGCCCTCGCTACGAGGAGCGCCTTGAGGCCAAGTACATCGACCACGTCGGTTCCAGCAAGTACCGTGTTGAGACCTTCCGCTCTCCCGCCGTCCTGAgccccaagtccaaggccacCCTCCGATGCTACTTCGTCTACCAGTGCCAGTTCAAGACTCCCCCTTCGCAGACCGACCCCAAGGAGACCAACCTTGAGAAGATTGCCGACCAGGGCTTCCTCCAGAAGGCTACTGCCAACACCAAGCAGATCTACCAGGACATCATTGAGCTTGCCGTCGGCCGGGCTGGTCCCGTCATTGAGGTCTTCGACATCGAGGATACTGATGAGAAGCGCATGGTTCTCGCTTTCCGATCCCGCTCTGCCCAGGGTCTCTTCTCTGCCCTGAGCGACCTCTACCACTACTATGGCGTCACCTCCTCGCGAAAGTACCTGGAGCAGTTCTCCAACGGTATCACCGTCATGTCTGTCTACCTCCGACCTGCTCACCAGGCTGACGGCCAGGCCAATCAGTTCCCCTCTTACGAGGAGTCGATTGACCAGATCTCCAAGGAGGTTTCTCTCCTCTACTGCCTTCCCCACAACAAGTTCCACAGCCTCTTCCTTTCTGGCCAGCTGAGCCTCCAGGAGTCCGTTTATGCCCACTCCGCCTGGGTCTTTGTCCAGCACTTCCTTAACCGTCTGGGCCCTGAGTATGCCTCTCTCTCCGAGCTTCTGGATGTCAGCAACAACACCCAGCAGGCTCTCCTCTCCAACCTCAAGCGCCGTCTCCGCTCCGAGACCTTCACCCCTGACTACATCTATGAGATTATTCAGAACTACCCCGGCCTCGTGCGCGCTCTCTACGCCTCCTTCGCCAACGTCCACCTTCTTAAGGATCAGGAGGACCCCGTGAAGGTTATCTCCTCCAGCCTGTCTGTCGAGGTTCTCTCCGACGAGGCTCTTAAGGACAAGATCGCCAAGAACGTCAACAACGAGCACGATGAGATGGTCCTCACCGCCTTCCGCGTGTTCAACAACGCCATCCTCAAGACCAACTACTTTACTCCCACCAAGGTTGCCCTGAGCTTCCGTCTCGACCCCTCTTTCCTCCCTGACGTCGAGTACCCCAAGCCCCTCTACGGCAtgttcctcgtcatcagctCCGAGTCCCGAGGTTTCCACCTCCGATTCAAGGACATCTCTCGTGGTGGTATCCGAATCGTCAAGTCTCGCAGCAAGGAGGCCTACAGCATCAACGCTCGCAACCTCTTCGACGAGAACTACGGTCTTGCCAGCACCCAGCAGCGCAAGAACAAGGATATCCCTGAGGGTGGCTCCAAGGGTGTCATTCTCCTTGACCCCAAGCAGCAGGACCGCGCCCGCGAGGCCTTCGAGAAGTACATCGATAGTatccttgatcttctcctgcCCGCCGAGACCCCCGGCATCAAGAACCCTATTGTCGACCTCTACGGCAAGGAGGAGATCCTCTTCCTGGGTCCCGATGAGAACACTGCTGAGCTGGTTGACTGGGCCACCGAGCACGCCCGCGCCCGCAACGCCCCCTGGTGGAAGTCTTTCTTCACCGGCAAGTCTCCCAAGCTTGGTGGTATTCCCCACGACACTTACGGCATGACTACTCTGTCCGTCCGCGAGTACGTCAAGGGTATCTACCGAAAGCTCGACCTTGACCCCTCCACCATCCGCAAGATGCAGACTGGTGGTCCCGACGGTGACCTGGGCAGCAACGAGATCAAGCTCGCCAACGAGACCTACACTGCCATTGTCGATGGCTCTGGTGTCCTCGCTGACCCCAAGGGTCTTGACCGCGATGAGCTTCTCCGCCTAGCCAACAACCGCAAGATGATCATCGAGTATGACATCTCCAAGCTGTCCCCTGAGGGTTACCGCGTCCTGTGCGACGATGTCAACCTGACCCTGCCCAGCGGCGAGGTTGTCAACAACGGCACCTCTTTCCGCAACACCTTCCACCTCCGCGAGAACAGCTCCGTCGACGTCTTCGTCCCTTGCGGTGGTCGCCCTGCCTCGATTGACCTCATCAGCGTCAACCGCCTcatcaaggacggcaagtcCCTCATCCCCTACCTCGTTGAGGGTGCCAACCTCTTCATCACCCAGGACGCCAAGCTCCGtcttgaggctgctggctgtGTCCTCTACAAGGATGCCTCTGCCAACAAGGGTGGTGTGACCTCGTCCTCCCTTGAGGTCCTTGCCTCTCTGTCCTTCGACGACGAGGGTTTCGTTGAGAACATGTGCCACAACGCCAACGGCGAGGCTCCTCAGTTCTACAAGGACTACGTCAAGCAGGTTCAGCTCAAGATCCAGGACAACGCCCGCCTTGAGTTCGAGGCCATCTGGCGCGAGCACCAGGAGACTGGCACTCCCCGATCGATCCTCTCTGACAAGCTCTCGGTTGCCATCACCGACCTTGATGAGAAGCTCCAGCACTCCGACCTCTGGGACAACGAGAAGATCCGCCGCTCTGTCCTCAAGGATGCTCTTCCCCACCTCCTGCTGGAGAAGATTGGCCTTGACACCCTGATTGCCCGCATCCCCGACTCGTACCTCCGCAGCATCTTCGGCAGCTACCTTGCCAGCCGCTTCGTGTACGAGTTCGGCAGCAGCCCCAGCCAGTTTGCCTTCTACGACTT CATGTCGAAGCGCATGGCCCAGATTGCCGACAACTAG